CAGGAGGCGCTCGACCGCGGCATGGCCAAGGTCAAGGCCAACTACGAGACCAGCGTCAAGCGCGGCTCGCTGGCCGCCGACGAGATGGAGCGCCGCTTCGCCCGCATCGAGCCGGTCACCGACTATGCCGCCATCGCCGACTGCGACGTGGTGATCGAGGCCGTGTTCGAGCAGATGGACGTGAAGCAGGCGGTGTTCAAGCAGCTCGACGCCACCATGAAAGAGGGCGCGCTGATCCTCTCCAACACGTCCGCGCTGGACATCGACCAGATCGCCGGCGTCACCAAACGGCCGCAGGACGTGGCCGGCGCGCACTTCTTCTCGCCCGCCAACGTGATGAAACTGCTGGAGGTGGTGAAGGGCAAGGAGTCGTCCGGCACGACCATCGCCTCGACCATGGCGCTGGGCAAGGCCATCGGCAAGGCGCCGGCGGCCACCGGCAATTGCGACGGCTTCCTCGCCAACCGCTCGCGCGCGCCCTTCAACAGCGAGATGGTGATCCTCTTGGAGGAAGGCTGCCTGCCGGAGCAGGTGGACAAGGTGATGGTCGATTTCGGCTATCCGATGGGGCCGTTCGCGGTGGGCGACCTGGCCGGGCTCGACATCGGCTATGCCGGGCGCAAGCGCCGGGCCGAGGCCGACCCGAACTACCGCACCCTGCCGATTGCCGACAAGCTGGTGGAACTGGGCCATTACGGCCAGAAGACCGGCCAGGGCTGGTTCGTCTACCAGAAGGGCGACCGTACCCCGCACCCGAACCCGCTGGTGCACGACCTGATCCAACAGCACATGAAGGAGCACGGCGTCGAGCCGCGCCAAATCTCCGACGACGAGATCCTGAAGCGGCTGCTGTTCTCCAGCGTCAACGAGGCCTGCAAGATCCTGGACGAGGGCATTTCCTACCGCGCCAGCGACGTCGACATCATGTGGCTCTATGGCTTCGGCTTCCCGCGCTATCGCGGCGGCCTGATGTTCTGGGCCGACCTGATCGGCGGCCCGCAGGAGGTCTACAACCAGATCGCCGCCTGGCACCAGCGCTATGGCGACCGCTGGGCGCCATCCGACTTCCTGCGCAAGCTGGCCGAGGCCGGCACCCCCTTCAAGGAGGCCAAGGGCGCGGCGGGCTGAGCCCCCTGCCCCGATGGACCCAAGCGAACGGGCACCGGCAACGGTGCCCGTTTTGCGTTGGGGCGAATGCGGCGGACCGCTCCATTCGCCCCCAATAAAGCGGTGCTGGACTTATCATACCGATGTACGATACGCTGGTATCAGAAAGTCGAAACCCGGTCCAGGGTTGGAAATTTCGAATCACTTGGAGGCAGAAATGAGAATTATTCCACACTTTATCTGCACCGGCGTTGCGATTACCCTGGCATGGTCTGCTCCGTTGCCCGCTTTAGCGACGAATATCGATCTGCAAAATGCCCAGATCGGCAATGCCGACATCCTGCATCTCTGGTCGTTCGAAGGCGCGAGCAATGCCACCCGGCACCAGGACTCCGCCGGCAGCGCCGACCTGCACGCGGTCGCCGGTGAGGGCAATGTCGGCGGCGTTCCCGGCAATGTCGCCGATATCGGCTATGAGGCGGGCTTCAATGGCGGACAGGCCTATCGGCCGTCCTATGTCGATCCGGCCCAGTCGTCGACCGCCGGCGCCGCACTGGTCAGCAACACAGGGCTGTTCACCTCGCCGAACCGCTTCACCATCGAGGCGGTGGTGCGGGCCGACCAGAAGACGACAGGGTCGGCCGTGAACTACATCTTCCAGACCCGCCCGAACGCGGACCGCGGCTATTTCCTGGTCCAGGACGAGGCCGTGGGCGCCAGCCAGATCGGGTCGATCATCGGCAACAATTTCAGCGATGGCGCGACGGCCGACACCTATCTGGGCGACGGCGTCTGGCTTTATGTGGCCGCCGCCATCGACCTGGTTACCACGCCGGGCCAGGCCAGCGCCGATATCTACTTCGCCAATCTCTCGACCGGCGACACCCTGCTGACCCAGGTCGCGAACGACCGGACCTGGAACACCGCGAACCCCAGCACTCTGGCGGGAACGCCCGGCATTTTCGGCATCGGCGCCTTCGCCATCGACCGCAACGGCGATGACATCGCCGAAGCCGCGCAGGAGTTCTTTCAGGGCGCCATCGACAGTGTCGCGATCTATGACACGCTGCTGGACGGAACGGCGCTGCAAGGGAATCTGACCGCGCTGCTGGAACCCGCCGCACCGCCGGTCTCCGAAGCCGCGCCGCTGGCCCTGCTGGCAACGGGCGGTCTGGCTCTGGCCGGCCTCGCCCGGCGACGGCAGCGCCAGGACCCTATCTGACGTCCCATCCGGGCTTGTCGAACCGGGGCGGGCGGCGTAGGGCTAGGGGCAAAGGGGCCGGCGAGGCGAACGCCGCCGGCCCGCCCGGACCCAGAGGTTGGAGCCCATGCATATCCGTCCCGTCAGCCTGCCGGTGGGCGCCGAAATCACCGACATCGACCTGGCCACCATCACCGACGCGGAGGCCCGCGCGGTCCACGACGCGCTGATGCAGTATGGCGTCGTGTTTTTCCGCGACCAGGACATCACGCCGAAGCAACAGGTGGACTTCGCCAAGCGCTATGGCCAGGTGCCGGCGGCGCAGAAGGCCTCGTTCGGCGTCGATGCGGATGCGCCGGAAATCTCGACGCTGACCTATGACCGCGAGCGGCCGCCGAACGTCAACCACTACCACCCGGACGGCCTGTTCCGCGAAAAGCCGGAATTTGCCAGCGTCCTGCGAGCGATCGAGGTGCCGGAGCTGGGCGGCGACACCATTTTCGTCTCCGGCACCGCCGCCTACGAGGCGCTGAGCGACCGCATGCAGCGCTATCTGGACGGCGTCTACGCCATCAACGACTTCATGAACCTGCACTCCCGCCCCTCCAAGGCGCGGTCATGGCAGGGCGACGGCGGCAAGGGCATGGCGACGGTGCAGGGCCAGAACCCGCCGGTGACCCATCCGGTCGTGCGCACCCACCCGGTGACGGGCAAGAAGTCGCTCTATGTCTGCCAGTCCTTCACCACCTATCTGGCGGACATGCCGGAGCGGGAAGGCCGCGGCGTGCTGGAATTCCTGTTCGAGCATGTGTCCCTGCCGGAATTCCAGTACCGCTTCCAGTGGCGGCCGAACTCCATCGCCTTCTGGGACAATCGCTGCACGCTGCACTATGCGGTGGCGGACTACTGGCCGGCCTACCGCCACATGCACCGCTGCTCCATCCGCCTGGACGAGGTGCCGGTTTAGGGGCACCCCGGGGCGGACTCAGGCGGCGGTCCAGCCGCCGTCTACCAGCAGGGTGTGGCCGGTGGTCCAACTGGCCTCGTCGCTCAAGAGATAGAGCATGCCGCTCGCGATTTCGTGCGGCTGGCCGAAGCGCTTCATGGCGTGGCGGTTGCGGGAGTTCTCGCGCGCCGCGGGATTGGGGTTGCGGGCCATGCCGGCCTGGAACAGCGGCGTCTCGGTCGCGCCGGGGGCGATGGCGTTGACGCGGATATGATCCGGCGCCAGTTCCAGCGCCGCCGTCTTGGTCAGGCTGACAATCGCGCCCTTGGAGGCGATATAGGCCGCGTTCATGGCGCCGCCGCCGAAGGCCAGTTGCGAGGCCACCGTCACCACCGCGCCGCCGCCCCGGCGGCGGAAGGCGGGAATGGCGGCTTTCAGCCAGAGCCAGGTCGCCTTGACGTTGATGGCGAAGATCGCATCCCAATCCTCCTCGCTGATCGCGTCGATGGCGATGCCGCTGCGGGAAATGCCGGCGACGGTGGCGAGCCCGTCCAGCTTGCCGGTCCGCTCCTCCGCGAGGGCGACGGCGCGGGCGGCCAGGTCCGGGTCGCGGACATCGCCGGTCAGCTGGAGCGGCGTCCCCAGGCGGGCCATGCCGCCAGCGTCGCGGTCGACCGCCACCACCTCGGCGCCCTCGGACAGGCAGCGCTCGGCGAGCGCATGGCCGATGCCGGAGCCGGCACCGGTGATGAGAATGGTCTTGTCGGCAAGGCGCATCGCCCGGTCCCTCTCGCGTTCGGATGCGAAAGCTTGCGGGCGGGCCGCGGCGGCGTCAACCGGCGCGGCGGACGCGCGGGTCCCTCGCCCGGCGCCGAGGCGCTTGCCCTTTGCGTTCGGGAAGCGTCGCTACAGGGTCCTGGCGACCGCCTCCAACTGCTTGACCGCCGCCGTCCAGGTCGCTTTGAACCCCATGTCGATATGGGTATCCCGCGCCTCCCGCGTCCAATGCCGGACCCAGAGGCGAAACAGCGTTGCGCCGTGGCCGGCGTCGGCGAACGTGACGATGGCGGTCAGGAACGGGTCGGCGCTGGGCGTCCAGTTGCGGGCCTCGGTATAGGCATCGGTGAACACCAATCGTTCGCCCGGCACCATATCCAGAAAAACCCCCCTATTCTCGATCTCCACGCCGTCCGGGCTGCGCATCAAAACAAAATAATGACCGCCGGCCCGCGCTTCCAAATCCGCTTTCGGCGTGGTCCAGGGCGGCGGCGCGAACCAGCGCTCCATCAGCGGCCCCTCGGTCCAGCAGCGCCAGACCTTGTCGCGCGGAGCTTCGATCCGCAGTTCGATGCTGAGATCAAAGGGGCCGGATGGGGTGGCAGGGCTGTCGTCCGCCATGGCTTCAGTCCTTATCTGCGAGGATTGGAGGGCATGACCACATCAGACCGGGAACGGCGCCCGCGCGCGGCGTCGGCGGGACTCGGGCGCTGATCGGGTCCGACGGCATACCCCGGGACCGTAACAGCCTGCCGGACGGTCAGCAAGGTACCCACCTCTGTGCAAGGCCCCGGCCGCGGCATCAACCGGCACTGACGACACCGGCGGCAATCAGCGCCTCGATCCGCTCCGGCGCGTAGCCGGCCCGCTCGGCCAGCACCGCACGGCTGTCGGCACCGATGGCGCGGCCCGGCCACTGCACTTCGCCCGGCGTGGCCGAGAGGCGCGGCGCCGGTGCGGCCATGGCGAGCAGGCCCAGGGCCGGATGCGGCACGCGGGCGATGCTGCCGCGGGCGGCATAGTGCGGGTCGTCGAACACGTCGGCCATGGTGAAAATGCGGGTGGCGGGCACGTCGTTGGCGATGAGATCGGCCTCCAACGGCGCCAGGTCCCGCGTGCCGACCCAGTCCTGGATCAGGCCTTCCAGCACGTCCTGGTTCCGGCCGCGGGCACGGGCGGTGGCGAACCGTTCGTCATCGGGCCAGTCGTCCCGCTGCATCACCCGACAGAGCCGCCGGAACACCGGATTGGCCGAGGCGGCGATCTGGATTTGCCGCCCGTCGCGGGTCTGGAACAGGCCGTTCGGCGCCACGCCGGGCAGGCGCGAGCCGGCACGGTTGGCGACATGGCCCAGCTGGTCGTAGGCGGGGATGTGCGGTTCCATGAAGCTAAAGGCGGATTCCATCAGATTCGCGTCGACCACCTGCCCCTCGCCGGTGCGGTCGCGGTGGATCAGGGCCATGGCGATGCCGAAGGCGGCATAAAGGCCGGTGATGTAGTCGGTCAGCGACACCGCCACCCGCGCCGGCGGCCGGTCCGGGTCGCCGGTGATGTGGCGCAGGCCGCTCACCGCCTCGCCGATAATGCCGAAGCCGGGCCGCGGACTGTAGGGGCCGGACTGGCCGAAGCCCGAAATGCGGGCCATGACGAGGCCGGGATTGACCGCCTTCAGGTCGTCATAGCCCAGGCCCCATTTTTCCAGGCCGCCCGGCCGGAAATTCTCGATCACCACGTCGCTGTTGCGGGCGAGGTCGCGGATCGCCTCCTGCCCTGCCGCCGTGCGCATGTCGATGGCGGCCAGCTTTTTGTTGCGCAGGATGGTGGCGGCATAGAGGGAGACGTCGGCACCCGCCTCGTCTTTCCCGTGCTTGCCCATGGAACGGACCGGGTCGCCGGTCGGCGGCTCGACCTTGACGACATCCGCGCCGAAATCGGCCAGCAGCCGGCCGCAGAATGGCCCGGCTATGGTCGAGCCCAGTTCGAGCACGCGGGCGTGGGCGAGCGGTCCCATAAGGCAAAGGTCCTTCGAAACGGGGTCTTTTGGCGGCAATTATAGCAAGGCGGAAGCCAAACGCGGCACGGCACGGGTGCGGCACCCTGACCGCACCGCTCAACGGCCCGATCGGGCCATGGACCTGACTTTGCGCGACCTCTACCATAAGTATAACATACATCCGTAACGCCCTACGCAAAATTCGCTATTCTAGCCGCTACTCTGTTCATTCATGAGATTTTGCGAATATAGAATTTTTTTAAAGCGCAACAAAACATTATTATTCAACTTTTATTAGCAAATTCGGGAAAATTTCCCTGTGTATACAGTGATTTCTCCTACATTGTCATCCATATAATATTACAACCGTATCTTGAATTGCAAAAATCTTACATATGTATGTATTTTTTGCCACTTTTTGTTAGGTAATTCCCACTATCGACAATGTCACACCAATCGCCATATTTACAACTTGTGTAATCTTTCGCCAACTTCTGCTATCAGAGGTAAGTGCGATGCTACCAGGCGGGGAATTCGTATGAACCGGGCAGGCAACAGCCTAAAGATCCACGCGATCTACTCGGAATCGCTCTACTCCCGCATGGACACTGGCACAAAATACCCGAGATTGTACGATACACAGGCACGACAACCAACCGAGTGAAAGGTCTATTCTATGTTGGAGCGTACCCCGCGAGCATTCATGAACGCCTGCACCTCGCTGCTGTGGAATTCCGGCTATTCCACGTCGATCAGCAACGATGTTTCGGGCTGGGTCGACTACTATCTGCGGACAAATCCGCACGGCGTCGTCAACTCCGCAGTCAATCCCGCTTATCACGAACTCGGCCCGGACAATTCGTTCTGGCTGGCGGTCTACAAGCAGGACACCAAGGAAATCATCGGTTGCATCGCCCAGCGGATGATCGAAAGCGACGATTTCGTGGAGGAGCAGCGCTCCCTGAGGCTCTGGTTTGGCGAGCAGGCCAGCGAGCGGCCGCCGATGCAACTGGCGCTCACGCGCGACCAGTATCCGGAAGCCCGCGGCCTGGTGGGTTACCCCGCCGGACTTTTCGTGGCGAAATCCGAGCGTCACAACGGGTTGGCCTGGCTGCTGCAACGCATGGCCCGCGCCTATGCCCTGACGCGCTGGCCGCAGATGGACTGGCAATGCGGCAACTCGCTTGAGCCGGTCGCCGCCCGCGGTCTGCCCTTCAACACCTATGGCTATACACGCTGCGACCTGCTGGTCGACGGCTGGTTCGAGGACACCCAGCAATCGCACAAGGTGTTCATGACCTCCATCGCCCACGACCAGATGATCATGCAGATCGCCAGCGATCTGTCACTGATTGAAATGAACTCCGATCAACAGATGCGTGACATCATCCGTTCCGCTCGCGAGCGGCAGAGCAACCCGCCGGTACTCGCGGCTGTGGCTGGTTAGTTTGGTGCTCACGCCCTGAAAGAGAGGGAAACGGTTGGACTTCGCCCGTACGAGATCGCGTTCCAGGGTCCGTTGCAGGACCTTGGAACCGATGTCGCAAATGCGCTGGCCCGAAAACCCGCCGACGGCGGTCGCACGCTGCGCGAACAGCTGGTAGCAGAAGTTCGCCGGGTCGTCGTTGTGCACGTCGACAATATGGAACCAGCCCAGAACGCCCAGATTTGTCAGCTTCATCAGGCCGACATTGTCGATATCCGGCACCACGCCGTGATTGCGGGGCAGGGAAAACCAATAGCGCACCAAGCGCGCCAGAAGCGCGTCTTCGGATTCGTCCAGTTCGTTCAACGGACAAATCCGGCTTTCCACCAGTTCGCCGCTGCTGGTCTCGCGTTCAACGATCATGACACGTCACCGTCCTGCGCCGGATTTCTCTGGCTGTACAGCAATGCCCCACTCACCACCTCGCCCTGCACGAGCACATACTCAAACGAAGATTTGTCCCGCAGCGGAAAAATCAACTGGTCGATCGCATCATCGCTCTCGCCGCTGCTCCGGGAAAACCGGCGGGCCGCCGCCCGGCGGTAGCGCACCGCATCCACGTATTCCTGGGCAAACAAGGCCAGCAGGCGGGGCTCGCCCACCCATTCGGCCACGGCCGGCCCGAAATCCCGTCCAGCCTGGATCAGCACGGCCTGCCCCGACCAGATGATCGGCCAGTCGCTGGGATTCTTGCCGACCACCCCGATGATGTAGGATTGCTCGTCCAGCATGGACAGTTCCGTCATGCTGGTTTCGACATCGCCCGCAACCTCGTAATGGCCGGAGATGCCGCACAGATCCACCCAACGCAACAGGGCCCGTTGCAAACGGTCCGTTGCCGACAAAATCGGAATGTCCGTCGATTTCACGATTGTCGCGAGCCCCCCTTGCGGCAGAGCGCGCCCCTGATTTGCGTCTCCAGACAGTACCACGGCAATTCCCTAATACTCTAGATGCGTTCTATTCACTTCGCCACTTTTGGTATTTAATCCGCCCGACCAGATATCGCAATAGTGACATCGGGTTAAAAGTCAATTGTTTATTGACTCATCGCCCTCCATCCGGCCGATCACGCCCGCCGCCAGCCATTGCGCCAGCAGGGTTGCGGCCCGCGCACCCGCGGCCTCTGCGCCGACCCTTTGGGCCAGAGTCTCGCAGACCTCCGCAAACGACCGGCCGGCGGCAACCGCATCGAGTGCCGCGGCCTCATCCGCTTCCAGGGCACGATAGCGCACGGTCGCCTCGTCGCGCCAGACCAGAACCGTGTGCGGCTCGACGGGGTCGAGCGGCGGAGCGTTGCCCGTGGCCAGCGCCTCGCAGATGGCGGCCGCCGGCGTCGCCACCGGCACCACCCGCACCGACGGGTGCAGGCCAAAACGCAGGCCCGGCCAGGCCTGGGGATGGAGAGCGGCCAGCGCCTCCGCCCGCATCGGGGGCGAATCCGGAGCATCGAACGCGCCCGCAATGGCCCAGTCGAGCGCAGCGACATCGCCAACCGCCGGCGTCTCGGCAAAGCGGCGCGCCAGAAATGGCGCCAAGCCGTCGCCGAACCAGCGGGCATTGCGGAACCGCGACGGCCCGGTCCGCACATAGGTCCGTGCCGCGTCGGCAAAGCCCTCATCGCCCAGCAGGCTCCAGGTGTATTCGAAATTGGCCTGCAACACTTCCACCAGCCGGGCGGTGTAGGCATAGCGGTAAATGCCGAAGCGCGTCGCGGCGTTCTCGCCCGCGGCATCGTCGAGGTCGGCCAGGACCCGGTCGTCGGATTCGCTGAGAATGCCGGCCTGGAATCGGGCCTGAAGGGCGGCAAGGCGGCTCATGCGACGGCCCGTTCCGCCACCGCCGCGGCGATGGCGCGGGCCTGGTCGAGCTCCGCCAGCAGCTCGTCCAGCGGCGGGATGTTGTCGTCGCGTTCGATCATGGTCGAGACCGGGCCGAAGCGCTGGCAGGCGGTTTCGTACAAGTCCCAGACATCGTCGATCACCGGCGCATCGTGGGTGTCGACGATATGGGTGCCATTATGGCTGTGCCCGGCCAGGTGGAACTGCACCACCCGCTCGCGCGGCACGCCCTCGATAAAGGCCCGGGCGTCGAAATCGTGGTTGAAACCGCTGACATAAATGTTGTTCACGTCGAACAATAGCCAGCAATCCGCCGCCTCGGCCACGGCCGAGACGAACTCCCATTCGCTCATGGCCGAATGGGTATAGGTGACGTAGGAGGACACGTTCTCGATCGCGATGCGACGGTCGAGATAGTCCTGCACCCGCCGGATCCGGCCGGCGACATGGGCGACCGCTTCCTCGGTATAGGGCAGCGGCAGCAGGTCGTGCAGGTTCACGCCGCCGACGCCGGTCCAGCAGAGATGGTCGCTGATCCAGCGCGGCTGGACCCGGTCCGCCAGCGCCTTCAGGTCGCGCAGATAATCGGGGTCGAGCGGGTCGGTGCTGCCGATCGACAGCGAGACGCCGTGCATGACGACCGGATAATCCGCCCGAATCCGGTCGAGAATCGCCAGCGGCTGGCCGCCCGGAATCATGTAGTTCTCGGAAATGATCTCGAACCAGTCGACCGGCGGCTTGCGCTCCAGCACGTCGGCATAGTGCTGGGCCCGCAATCCCAGGCCAAAGCCCAGATAGGGCGGCCGGTCCGGCGCAGTGTCGGCCATCGCACGCGCTCCTTCGGGCAACGGATCCGGAAAGAAAAACGGCCGGGCACACATGGGCGCCCGACCGCGGCAAAACAAGTGCGGGGTTGGGCGATCAGCCCGCCTTGCCGCCCAGTTTCATGCACTCTTCGGCGGTCTTGGTGCTGATCCAGCCCTGGCCCTTGCAGGCATTCTGGCCCTTGCAGGAGTTGGCCGCGCTCTTGCAGGCGCTCTGGCCCTTGCAGGAATTCGCGCCCATGCACTTCACGCCATCGGCGGCGACGGCGGCGGTCGGCGCGACCATGGCGCTGGCCGAGAACATGGCGGCCGCAGCGGCGGCAAGCACGACACCGGTGGTCTTTTGCATTACGGACATTGTGAAGTCTCCTAAGATGTGGTTGCACCGGACAGCCCGGCGCAATGGCGAACACTCCCGCACAGACCCGAAAGGACGGGCTCGGTGCTGGGCGTATTCTGCCGGTTCGGGCGAGCAACACCACTAAACACACGCACACACGCCTTCACGGTTGTGTGAGCCATATCAAGCATTACCGCCCTCCCAGCATCCGGCCGAGCCAATGGTCGGCCGAAATCAGGCCGGGCCCCCGCGCCATGATCAGCAGCAGCGCGGCGACCCAAAGCACATGCACGTCCCAACTGCCCGGCAGGACGAAAATCTGGATGACCAGGGTCATGCCGAACAGGCCCAGCGCCGCCAGCCGCGTGAACAGGCCGGCGAACAGCAGCAGCGACAGCCAGCTTTCCATGTAGAGCGCCAGCCAGCCGGCGGTGGCCGGCGCCAGCAGCGGCACGCCGTATTCCTCGAACAGATAGGGCAAGGAGGGGCTGGTCTGGAGCTGGAAGGTCAGCGCGTCCAGAAGGTTCCAGTCCACGGCCTTGGTCTTGGCCGACAGCAGAAACACCATGCCGATACCCACCCGCGCGGCCAGCAGGATCAGGCTCATCGGGATTTTCTCCAGCAGGGCGATGCCGTAGTTCACGGCCTCCATCAGGCTGCTGTTGGCGGGTCTGGGCTCCAGTCCGGCAGGCTGGGTCATCGGGGTTCCGTCTCCGTTCGTTATTGGCGATTGCGCAGGGGTTCGGGGTCGGCCGGATCGGCCGACAGCGGCGCGAAGGTGCCGCGTTGCAGGTTGCGGGTGAGCGCGGCGGTCAGGTCGAAAGCCGGATCGACGGTCAGGGCCACCTCCGCCGCCGCCGCCAGCCCCTGGCCGCCGGCACAGGCGGAAAGCCAGTGCCACTCGCCCGCCGGCAAGGCCCAGAGCCGGGCATCGCCCGCCTGCCGCAGCACCAGCAGATGCACCGGGCCGGCATCGAGGTCGACAGAGCCGACCGCGTCGGCATCGCCGCTGCGCACCGCCTGCCAGAGATCGGCCACCGGCCAGGAACTGCGCACCAGGCGGGCGTCGGCGCGCAGGCGCAGGGTCTGGCGCGGCAAGGCCTCCGGCGGCAGGGCACCCAGATCGGCGGCTTGCAGCGTCGGCGCGTCCGGCGCGTGAAAGCTGGCATGCAGCGCCCATTCCAGCCGGGCGAGATCGGGCAGGTAGGCCAGGCCGGCGGCGGGCGGGAAACCCGCGATGAAATCGGCAAAGCCGGCGCCATAGGCGTAGAGCACCGGCTCGGTCGGCGGCGCGGCCGTCACGAAGCGCTGCGCCATGGCGCGGAAAAACTCGGCTCCGACCATGGCGGCAACGGCGGCATAGACTCCGGCCAAGGCATCGCCAAGCGTGGTGAACACGTGATTGCGGTGGATTTGCAGGCGCTGGGCGGCGTCGAGACCGTCCGGCAGGATCGCGGCAGCGGCGGCGGTCCCTGCGGCAGCGGCGTCCGGCGCCAACAATCCGGCGCGGAACGCGTCCTGGATCTCACGCAGCGTCGGCACGGCGCAGCACCTCTGTCAAAAGGGCCTGGGCCCGGTCGGCCTCCGCCAGCAACTCGGCCAGCGGCGGGATCGCCGTGTCCCACTCGATCAGCGTCGGCACCGGGCCGAACAGTTCCAGCGCGCGCCGATAGAGCGCCCAGACCGGCGCGGCGACCGGGCTGCCATGGTCGTCGATGCGGATCACCCGGTCGCCGACCCGGTTTTCCGCGTGGCCGGCCAGATGGATCTCCCCCACCGGGGCGCCGGCCAGGGCATCCAGATAGGCGTCGGCATCCCAGCCGTGGTTGCGGCAACTGACATAGACGTTGTTCACATCCAGCAGCAGGCCGCAGCCGGTGCGAATGGTCAGTTCGCGCAGGAAGTCCGGCTCGGCAATGGTGGAATGGGCGAATTGCAGATAGGTGGAGGCGTTCTCCACCAGGATCGGCCGGCCGAACGCCTCCTGCACCGCCGCGATATTGCGGCAGACCGCGGCCAGGCTTTCCTCTGTATAGGGCAGCGGAAGCAGGTCGTTGAAATACGTGCCCTGGTGCACGCTCCACGCGACGTGTTCGGAGATCAGGCCCGGCTCGATGCGCCGGGCAAGCGCCGCCAGCCGCGCCAGATGCGCGGCATCGACCCCGTCGACCGAGCCGAGCGACAGGCCGACGCCGTGCATCGAGACCGGATACTGCGCCCGCGCCTTGGCCAGATAGGCCAGCGGGGCGCCGCCGCCCAGATAGTTTTCCGGATGGATTTCCAGCCAGGCGACCGGCGGCAGCGTCCGCGTCAACGCCTCGAAATGCACGGCCCGCAGCCCGATCCCCGCTGCGGCCGGGATCCCGGCAGGCGCGGCAGGCGCGGCAGGCGCGGCGGCGGGCGGGCGGTGCGGCGAGGTGGGCATGGCGGTCATTCCGAGGGTCGGGTCCGAAGGCGATCAGCCGGAGGTCTTGGAGCCACCGGCCAGACGATCGCAGAGGCCCGCCGGCACCAGCAACCAGGCATCTTTCTGGCCGTCGACCGTGGAGGTGCCGGCACAGGAATGGGTCGCCGTCTGGCAATCGTTGGCGCCGGCCTTGGCAACGCCGAAGCACTTTTCCATCTTCTGGTCGGCGGCGGCGACGGGGCCGGCGGCAACCGAGGCGCCGACGGCGGCGGCAATCGCGCTGGCAAGAAGAGCCGTTTTGGTCATGATGATCGATCCTTTTTGATTGGTGTCGGTGCGGTCGCATCGCCGGGTCGCCGACCCTGCGCCTTCCACGGTTGATAAAAGTTGGCTTTGGCGATGAACTGCGAGTCACGAGGCCGTGATCTCACGGCCATGTTATGCCGAAATTCCAGCGGGTTCACAAAATATGAGCCACCGGACCCGCCATTCTCACCGTCGCGTGAACCGGGCGGGCCGGATCCGCGGGATCGACCGGTGTCCGGAGACGGGATCGAGCCATGACCGAACCGAAAGGCGCCATTCTCTCGGACCTGA
The nucleotide sequence above comes from Alphaproteobacteria bacterium. Encoded proteins:
- a CDS encoding putative DNA-binding domain-containing protein, whose product is MSRLAALQARFQAGILSESDDRVLADLDDAAGENAATRFGIYRYAYTARLVEVLQANFEYTWSLLGDEGFADAARTYVRTGPSRFRNARWFGDGLAPFLARRFAETPAVGDVAALDWAIAGAFDAPDSPPMRAEALAALHPQAWPGLRFGLHPSVRVVPVATPAAAICEALATGNAPPLDPVEPHTVLVWRDEATVRYRALEADEAAALDAVAAGRSFAEVCETLAQRVGAEAAGARAATLLAQWLAAGVIGRMEGDESINN
- a CDS encoding enoyl-CoA hydratase/isomerase family protein — translated: MSEDLVRLSKQGAVGVITVDNPPVNALSPGVPEGILNGVQTFNADAAVKAIVLIGAGGKFIAGADIRFFGKARAKLPMRPQDALEQSGKPVVAAIAGFALGGGYEMALGCHYRVALASARVGLPEITLGLLPGGGGTQRLPRLIGPAKALDLVTSGRHVPAPEALELGMINAVFPANADLLAEAVTYAEGVADTRPIPRIRDMGDKLAEGTPELFEAKRKQIARRARNQEAPYANIEAIEVACKTAIDEGLAWESAKLKHLENTDESRALRYAFFAEREAQKLPDVPKGTPVKPIKTAAVIGCGTMGGGIAMSFADFGFPVKVLETSQEALDRGMAKVKANYETSVKRGSLAADEMERRFARIEPVTDYAAIADCDVVIEAVFEQMDVKQAVFKQLDATMKEGALILSNTSALDIDQIAGVTKRPQDVAGAHFFSPANVMKLLEVVKGKESSGTTIASTMALGKAIGKAPAATGNCDGFLANRSRAPFNSEMVILLEEGCLPEQVDKVMVDFGYPMGPFAVGDLAGLDIGYAGRKRRAEADPNYRTLPIADKLVELGHYGQKTGQGWFVYQKGDRTPHPNPLVHDLIQQHMKEHGVEPRQISDDEILKRLLFSSVNEACKILDEGISYRASDVDIMWLYGFGFPRYRGGLMFWADLIGGPQEVYNQIAAWHQRYGDRWAPSDFLRKLAEAGTPFKEAKGAAG
- a CDS encoding TauD/TfdA family dioxygenase — protein: MHIRPVSLPVGAEITDIDLATITDAEARAVHDALMQYGVVFFRDQDITPKQQVDFAKRYGQVPAAQKASFGVDADAPEISTLTYDRERPPNVNHYHPDGLFREKPEFASVLRAIEVPELGGDTIFVSGTAAYEALSDRMQRYLDGVYAINDFMNLHSRPSKARSWQGDGGKGMATVQGQNPPVTHPVVRTHPVTGKKSLYVCQSFTTYLADMPEREGRGVLEFLFEHVSLPEFQYRFQWRPNSIAFWDNRCTLHYAVADYWPAYRHMHRCSIRLDEVPV
- a CDS encoding SDR family oxidoreductase, with translation MRLADKTILITGAGSGIGHALAERCLSEGAEVVAVDRDAGGMARLGTPLQLTGDVRDPDLAARAVALAEERTGKLDGLATVAGISRSGIAIDAISEEDWDAIFAINVKATWLWLKAAIPAFRRRGGGAVVTVASQLAFGGGAMNAAYIASKGAIVSLTKTAALELAPDHIRVNAIAPGATETPLFQAGMARNPNPAARENSRNRHAMKRFGQPHEIASGMLYLLSDEASWTTGHTLLVDGGWTAA
- a CDS encoding SRPBCC domain-containing protein gives rise to the protein MADDSPATPSGPFDLSIELRIEAPRDKVWRCWTEGPLMERWFAPPPWTTPKADLEARAGGHYFVLMRSPDGVEIENRGVFLDMVPGERLVFTDAYTEARNWTPSADPFLTAIVTFADAGHGATLFRLWVRHWTREARDTHIDMGFKATWTAAVKQLEAVARTL
- a CDS encoding CoA transferase, producing the protein MGPLAHARVLELGSTIAGPFCGRLLADFGADVVKVEPPTGDPVRSMGKHGKDEAGADVSLYAATILRNKKLAAIDMRTAAGQEAIRDLARNSDVVIENFRPGGLEKWGLGYDDLKAVNPGLVMARISGFGQSGPYSPRPGFGIIGEAVSGLRHITGDPDRPPARVAVSLTDYITGLYAAFGIAMALIHRDRTGEGQVVDANLMESAFSFMEPHIPAYDQLGHVANRAGSRLPGVAPNGLFQTRDGRQIQIAASANPVFRRLCRVMQRDDWPDDERFATARARGRNQDVLEGLIQDWVGTRDLAPLEADLIANDVPATRIFTMADVFDDPHYAARGSIARVPHPALGLLAMAAPAPRLSATPGEVQWPGRAIGADSRAVLAERAGYAPERIEALIAAGVVSAG